From a region of the Acidobacteriota bacterium genome:
- the glmM gene encoding phosphoglucosamine mutase gives MKTKRLFGTDGIRAPSGTFPLDPATIARVGAALVRTLAGADPAGGAIRILIGRDTRESGEWIEETLARAIEGASGVAAAAGVVTTAGVACLTRSSGFDAGIVISASHNPWADNGIKIFSRDGYKLPDADEARIEGLVLDEPIDVASPAPAKGPRAKAPGLRDEYERHLVSAAGGRRLDGMRIALDCANGASHETAPNVFTALGAAVTLIGAAPDGRNINSDCGSLHPARLRDAVLKGGADLGCAFDGDADRCVLVDEKGRICDGDFILSRAALALQAEGKLAGNLVVATVMSNLWLERALKAAGIRMLRAPVGDKYVLEEMLRTGARLGGEQSGHVIFLDHATTGDGILTALTLAAIVRSAGVRLSAWFDEIRPCPQILVNVRVSTRPDLEKHPVIGARAREVRTKLGDSGRLLLRYSGTEPLARVMIEAEDPDQVRSLAREMADAIEREIGER, from the coding sequence TTGAAGACGAAGCGCCTCTTCGGGACCGACGGCATCCGGGCCCCCTCGGGGACCTTCCCGCTGGATCCGGCGACGATCGCCCGGGTCGGGGCGGCCCTCGTGCGGACCCTCGCGGGCGCCGATCCGGCCGGCGGAGCGATCCGGATCCTGATCGGGCGCGACACGCGCGAGTCGGGGGAGTGGATCGAGGAGACGCTCGCGCGCGCGATCGAGGGGGCCTCAGGGGTGGCGGCCGCGGCCGGCGTGGTGACGACGGCCGGGGTGGCCTGCCTGACGAGATCGTCGGGGTTCGACGCCGGCATCGTGATCTCGGCGAGCCACAATCCCTGGGCCGACAACGGCATCAAGATCTTCTCGCGCGACGGTTACAAGCTTCCCGACGCCGACGAGGCCCGGATCGAGGGGCTCGTCCTCGACGAACCGATCGACGTCGCCTCCCCCGCCCCGGCGAAGGGGCCGCGGGCGAAGGCGCCCGGCCTGCGGGATGAATACGAGCGCCATCTCGTCTCGGCCGCGGGGGGACGTCGCCTCGACGGGATGAGGATCGCGCTCGACTGCGCGAACGGCGCGTCGCACGAGACGGCGCCGAACGTCTTCACCGCGCTCGGCGCCGCGGTCACGCTGATCGGGGCCGCCCCCGACGGGCGCAACATCAACAGCGACTGCGGGTCTCTCCACCCGGCGCGCCTCCGCGACGCCGTCCTCAAGGGAGGCGCGGATCTCGGGTGCGCCTTCGACGGCGACGCCGATCGGTGCGTCCTCGTGGACGAGAAGGGGCGGATCTGCGACGGCGACTTCATCCTCTCCCGCGCCGCGCTCGCGCTCCAGGCCGAGGGAAAGCTGGCGGGGAATCTCGTCGTCGCGACCGTCATGAGCAATCTCTGGCTCGAGAGGGCGCTGAAAGCGGCCGGGATCCGGATGCTCCGCGCCCCGGTCGGCGACAAGTACGTTCTCGAGGAGATGCTGCGCACCGGGGCGAGGCTCGGCGGCGAGCAGTCCGGCCACGTGATCTTCCTCGATCACGCGACGACCGGAGATGGGATACTGACCGCGCTCACGCTCGCCGCGATCGTGCGGTCGGCCGGAGTGAGGCTCTCGGCCTGGTTCGACGAGATCCGGCCGTGCCCCCAGATACTCGTCAACGTGCGGGTGTCGACGCGCCCCGATCTCGAGAAGCATCCCGTGATCGGAGCGCGCGCTCGCGAGGTGCGGACGAAGCTCGGGGATTCCGGCAGGCTGCTCCTGAGGTACTCGGGGACGGAGCCGCTCGCGCGCGTCATGATCGAGGCCGAAGACCCCGATCAGGTCCGCTCCCTCGCGCGGGAGATGGCCGACGCGATCGAGCGCGAGATAGGGGAGAGATGA
- the hemL gene encoding glutamate-1-semialdehyde 2,1-aminomutase: MSGSAPPRSVETSRRLFERARRVIPGGVNSPVRAFRGVGGDPLFIIRARGSHVFDADGNDYIDYVGSWGPLILGHAHGRVVKALAQTAASGVSFGAPTPAEIELATLVCGAFPSVERVRMVNSGTEATMSALRLARAVTRRDAILKMEGCYHGHVDSLLVKAGSGVLTLGIPGSPGVSAAVAAETRTAPYNDLHALSAALAAHGNSIAAVILEPVAGNMGCVPPAPGYLAGVRELTAKHGVLLIFDEVMTGFRLAYGGAQERFGVASDLTTLGKIIGGGLPVGAYGGRADLMARIAPEGDVYQAGTLSGNPLAMRAGIETLEALREPGTYARLETISAALEGGLAEAARNAGVPVTINRVGSMMTVFFTDGPVTDHATAVRSDTRRYAAFFHAMLDRGVYFPPAQFEAFFVSLAHTDTDVEATIAAAGEAFAKLRSA, from the coding sequence GTGTCCGGATCCGCCCCCCCCCGATCGGTCGAGACCTCGCGCCGCCTCTTCGAGCGCGCCCGCCGCGTCATCCCGGGGGGCGTGAACTCCCCCGTCCGCGCCTTCCGGGGCGTCGGCGGCGACCCGCTGTTCATCATCCGCGCCCGGGGCTCGCACGTCTTCGACGCCGACGGGAACGACTACATCGACTACGTCGGCTCGTGGGGGCCGCTCATCCTCGGCCACGCGCACGGCCGCGTCGTAAAGGCGCTGGCCCAGACGGCCGCCTCCGGCGTCTCCTTCGGCGCGCCGACCCCCGCAGAGATCGAGCTCGCGACCCTGGTCTGTGGCGCCTTCCCGTCGGTCGAGCGCGTGCGCATGGTCAACTCGGGGACCGAGGCGACGATGAGCGCGCTGCGCCTCGCCCGCGCGGTGACGCGACGCGACGCGATCCTGAAGATGGAAGGGTGCTACCACGGCCACGTCGACTCGCTGCTCGTGAAGGCCGGATCGGGGGTGCTGACGCTCGGCATCCCCGGGAGCCCCGGGGTTTCCGCCGCCGTGGCCGCCGAGACGCGGACCGCCCCGTACAACGACCTTCACGCGCTCTCCGCCGCGCTGGCGGCCCACGGAAATTCGATCGCCGCGGTGATCCTCGAGCCCGTCGCGGGGAACATGGGGTGCGTGCCGCCGGCCCCCGGCTATCTGGCGGGGGTCCGCGAGCTGACCGCGAAGCACGGCGTCCTTCTCATCTTCGACGAGGTGATGACCGGCTTCCGGCTCGCCTACGGCGGAGCGCAGGAGCGCTTCGGCGTCGCGTCGGACCTCACGACGCTCGGGAAGATCATCGGCGGCGGCCTCCCGGTCGGCGCCTACGGCGGCCGGGCCGATCTCATGGCGCGGATCGCCCCCGAGGGGGACGTCTACCAGGCGGGGACGCTGTCGGGGAACCCGCTCGCGATGAGGGCGGGGATCGAGACGCTCGAGGCGCTCCGCGAGCCCGGGACGTACGCCCGGCTCGAGACGATCTCGGCCGCGCTCGAGGGAGGGCTGGCCGAAGCGGCCCGCAACGCCGGAGTCCCCGTCACGATCAACAGGGTCGGATCGATGATGACGGTCTTCTTCACCGACGGCCCCGTCACCGACCACGCGACGGCGGTGCGGTCCGACACCCGCCGCTACGCGGCCTTCTTCCACGCGATGCTCGATCGCGGCGTCTACTTCCCTCCCGCCCAGTTCGAGGCCTTTTTCGTTTCGCTCGCGCACACCGACACCGACGTCGAGGCCACGATCGCCGCAGCAGGCGAGGCCTTCGCGAAGCTGAGGAGCGCCTGA
- the hemB gene encoding porphobilinogen synthase codes for MSFPTERPRRLRRTALLRSMVRETELAPTDFIYPLFVCEGKGIRREIAAMPGVHQHSIDTLVDEVKAAREEGVVSVILFGIPASKDARGTGAYDSRGIVQRALAELKEKAPGVLLIADVCLCEYTDHGHCGVIESNEVANDPTLDLLARSAVSFARAGADVVAPSDMMDGRVAAIRGALDEAGHQEIAILSYAAKYASAFYGPFREAAESAPKFGDRRGYQMDPANAREALREVDLDLAEGADMVMVKPALPYLDIIRRVRERVDVPVAAYNVSGEYSMLLAAAERGWIERERAILETLTSIKRAGADLILTYFAREAARLLARPARG; via the coding sequence ATGTCCTTCCCGACGGAAAGACCGCGACGGCTCCGCCGCACCGCCCTGCTGCGATCGATGGTGCGGGAGACCGAGCTCGCCCCGACCGACTTCATCTACCCGCTCTTCGTCTGCGAGGGGAAGGGGATAAGGCGCGAGATCGCCGCAATGCCCGGGGTGCACCAGCACTCCATCGACACGCTCGTGGACGAGGTGAAGGCGGCGCGCGAGGAAGGGGTGGTCAGCGTCATCCTCTTCGGCATCCCGGCGTCGAAGGACGCGCGCGGCACCGGGGCCTATGACTCCCGCGGCATCGTCCAGCGCGCTCTGGCCGAGCTGAAGGAGAAGGCCCCCGGCGTGCTCCTCATCGCCGACGTCTGCCTCTGCGAGTACACCGACCACGGCCATTGCGGCGTCATCGAGTCGAACGAGGTCGCGAACGACCCGACGCTCGATCTCCTCGCGCGCTCGGCCGTCTCCTTCGCGCGCGCGGGGGCCGACGTCGTCGCCCCCTCCGACATGATGGACGGCCGCGTCGCGGCGATCCGCGGCGCGCTCGACGAGGCGGGGCACCAGGAGATCGCGATCCTCTCGTACGCCGCGAAGTACGCCTCCGCCTTCTACGGCCCCTTCCGCGAGGCGGCCGAGTCGGCGCCGAAGTTCGGCGACCGGCGCGGCTACCAGATGGACCCGGCCAACGCCCGCGAGGCCCTCCGCGAGGTGGACCTCGATCTCGCCGAGGGGGCCGACATGGTCATGGTGAAGCCGGCCCTCCCCTACCTCGACATCATCCGCCGGGTGCGCGAGCGCGTGGATGTCCCCGTCGCCGCCTACAACGTCAGCGGCGAGTACTCGATGCTCCTCGCGGCCGCCGAGCGCGGCTGGATCGAGCGCGAGCGCGCGATCCTCGAGACCCTCACGTCGATCAAGCGCGCCGGCGCCGATCTGATTCTGACGTACTTCGCGCGCGAGGCGGCCCGGCTCCTCGCGCGCCCCGCGCGAGGCTGA
- a CDS encoding pyridoxine 5'-phosphate synthase codes for MPKLAVSLDQIAALRESRRGATPDPVAAAFVAEMAGADAILVHLRSDRRHIQERDVEILRRTVTAPMHLVTAATSEATRATATVKPDSVTLIPERREEVTTEGGLDILLNAGLIDRLVTTIRESEFAVALLVEPDLDQIRAAAKISADGVMINTRHFAEAEASAAAERELLRLQEAVRGASRLKLRVSVGLGLTYAAAEAVARIPEVAEIRVGHAIVARACLVGLDRAVREMKEIVAS; via the coding sequence ATGCCGAAGCTCGCGGTAAGCCTCGATCAGATCGCGGCGCTCCGGGAGTCGCGCCGCGGCGCGACCCCCGATCCGGTCGCCGCGGCGTTCGTCGCCGAGATGGCGGGGGCCGACGCGATCCTCGTCCACCTTCGCTCCGATCGCCGCCACATCCAGGAGCGGGACGTCGAGATCCTGCGGCGCACGGTCACGGCGCCCATGCACCTCGTGACCGCCGCGACCTCCGAGGCGACGCGCGCGACCGCGACCGTCAAGCCCGACAGCGTCACGCTCATCCCCGAGCGGCGCGAGGAGGTGACGACAGAGGGTGGGCTCGACATCCTCCTCAACGCCGGGCTGATCGATCGCCTGGTCACCACCATCCGCGAGTCCGAGTTCGCCGTGGCGCTTCTCGTGGAGCCCGACCTCGATCAGATCCGCGCCGCCGCGAAGATCTCGGCCGACGGCGTCATGATCAACACGCGCCACTTCGCGGAGGCGGAGGCGTCGGCTGCGGCTGAGCGCGAGCTGCTCCGCCTTCAGGAGGCGGTGCGGGGCGCGAGCCGCCTGAAGCTCCGCGTCTCCGTCGGACTCGGCCTCACGTACGCCGCCGCCGAGGCCGTCGCGCGCATCCCCGAGGTCGCCGAGATCCGCGTCGGTCACGCCATCGTCGCGCGCGCCTGCCTCGTCGGCCTGGACCGCGCCGTGCGCGAGATGAAGGAGATCGTCGCTTCCTAG
- a CDS encoding TIGR00159 family protein produces the protein MTLRDVMETIKGAFEGFRASPFGWAIELLDILILAYFFYQLALLIKGTRAVQMMIGAVFVLGSYWLSGVLQFVTVHRFLGYLLYWIPFALIVIFQNTIRRVLTLFGHNPFSQRARAGRLEAPISEIVLAVTALAEKRIGGLIVIEREQGLRNFTETGIEIDAVVSKDLIVALFNPGSPTHDGAIVIQEGRIRAASCFLPLTVNPQLSKAFGSRHRAAIGLTEETDAICLAASEERGCVSAAFEGRIIESMTPGALRDFLFEHLGVGAPPHESGPAMTHAARRAGP, from the coding sequence GTGACCCTCCGCGACGTGATGGAGACGATCAAGGGAGCCTTCGAGGGCTTCCGGGCCAGCCCGTTCGGCTGGGCGATCGAGCTCCTCGACATCCTCATCCTCGCCTACTTCTTCTACCAGCTCGCGCTCCTCATCAAGGGGACGCGCGCGGTCCAGATGATGATCGGCGCCGTCTTCGTCCTGGGATCGTACTGGCTCTCGGGGGTTCTTCAGTTCGTCACGGTGCACCGGTTCCTCGGCTACCTCCTCTACTGGATCCCGTTCGCGCTCATCGTGATCTTCCAGAACACCATCCGCCGGGTGCTGACGCTTTTCGGCCACAATCCGTTCTCGCAGCGCGCGCGCGCCGGCCGCCTCGAGGCCCCCATCAGCGAGATCGTCCTTGCCGTGACGGCGCTCGCCGAAAAGCGCATCGGCGGCCTCATCGTCATCGAGCGCGAGCAGGGGCTCCGGAACTTCACCGAGACGGGGATCGAGATCGACGCCGTGGTGTCGAAGGACCTGATCGTCGCGCTCTTCAATCCCGGCTCGCCGACGCACGACGGGGCCATCGTCATCCAGGAGGGGCGCATCCGCGCGGCGTCGTGTTTCCTGCCGCTCACGGTGAACCCGCAGCTCAGCAAGGCGTTCGGGTCCCGCCACCGCGCGGCCATCGGCCTCACCGAGGAGACCGACGCGATCTGCCTCGCCGCCTCCGAGGAGCGCGGGTGCGTCTCCGCGGCCTTCGAGGGACGGATCATCGAGTCGATGACGCCCGGAGCGCTCCGCGATTTCCTCTTCGAGCACCTCGGCGTGGGCGCGCCGCCGCACGAGTCGGGGCCGGCGATGACGCACGCCGCGCGGCGGGCCGGGCCGTGA
- a CDS encoding glutathione S-transferase N-terminal domain-containing protein has translation MIELYQFESCPHCARVRRKLDDLGLDWISRTVSSDRSERERVEAISGQKLVPVLADPEHNMVVTESEDICAYLDEIYGPGAASTSESEAP, from the coding sequence ATGATCGAGCTCTACCAGTTCGAATCGTGCCCCCACTGCGCGAGGGTGCGGCGCAAGCTCGACGATCTCGGCCTCGACTGGATCTCGCGGACCGTTTCGTCGGACCGGAGCGAGCGCGAGAGGGTCGAGGCGATCTCCGGCCAGAAGCTCGTCCCGGTCCTCGCCGACCCGGAGCACAACATGGTCGTGACGGAGTCCGAGGACATCTGTGCCTACCTCGACGAGATCTACGGCCCGGGCGCCGCCTCCACCTCCGAATCCGAGGCCCCCTGA
- the folP gene encoding dihydropteroate synthase: MEFSAPREIVCGKVTLRAASLAAGGRPLVMGILNVTPDSFSDGGRYATTEAAVARGVELVEQGADILDVGGESTRPGSARVDAATEIARAVPVVEALAVRVKAPISIDTTKALVARRAASAGATIVNDVSGLAMDPEMAGAVADLGLPVILNHLRGVPETMQALADYQHVVLQVLLELAARCRAAKEAGIAASKIVVDPGFGFGKRPADNYTLLRHLGVFRALGAPILAGVSRKSFLGAATGRAVADRAAATLAAEVIAASAGAEILRTHQPRETIDALHVARAAFGHLPGDTLP, encoded by the coding sequence ATGGAGTTCTCGGCGCCGCGGGAGATCGTCTGCGGGAAGGTGACGCTCCGGGCCGCATCGCTCGCCGCAGGGGGACGCCCCCTCGTCATGGGGATCCTGAACGTCACCCCCGACTCGTTCTCCGACGGCGGGCGCTACGCCACAACCGAGGCCGCCGTCGCGCGCGGCGTCGAGCTGGTGGAGCAGGGAGCCGACATCCTCGACGTGGGCGGGGAGTCGACGCGGCCGGGCTCGGCCCGCGTCGACGCCGCGACCGAGATCGCCCGCGCCGTTCCGGTGGTCGAGGCGCTCGCCGTGCGCGTGAAGGCGCCGATCTCGATCGACACGACGAAGGCTCTCGTCGCGCGCCGGGCCGCCTCGGCCGGGGCGACGATCGTGAACGACGTCTCCGGCCTCGCGATGGACCCCGAGATGGCCGGGGCCGTCGCGGACCTCGGGCTCCCCGTGATCCTGAACCACCTGCGCGGCGTTCCCGAGACGATGCAGGCCCTCGCCGACTACCAGCACGTCGTGCTGCAGGTGCTCCTGGAGCTGGCGGCGCGGTGCCGCGCCGCGAAGGAGGCCGGCATCGCCGCATCGAAGATCGTCGTTGACCCCGGCTTCGGATTCGGGAAGCGCCCGGCGGACAACTACACCCTCCTGCGCCACCTCGGTGTCTTCCGCGCCCTCGGCGCCCCGATCCTCGCCGGCGTCTCGCGCAAGTCCTTCCTCGGCGCCGCGACGGGGCGCGCCGTCGCCGATCGCGCCGCCGCCACGCTCGCCGCCGAGGTGATCGCCGCTTCCGCAGGGGCGGAGATCCTCAGGACGCATCAGCCGCGCGAGACGATCGACGCGCTGCATGTCGCGCGCGCCGCCTTCGGCCATCTTCCGGGTGACACCCTCCCGTAA
- a CDS encoding tRNA lysidine(34) synthetase TilS, which translates to MAEAFRRAIDRHRMISPGASVLAAVSGGGDSVLMLRLLVQHRAACPFELRVAHLNHALRGAESDADEAFVRDLAARHGLAFTSARADLTRAPGRRGLAGMSPATADGFIRPLIGVRRAAVRAYLSACGEAYRDDATNEDVTRTRNRIRLRLAPILEAEFEGAIERLAAEAELLAPEEAFLDEAAATLLAGAASTIPPRVGEAPIALARRAVRLAAEASGNASRRLERDHVDAILDLLRRAAAGQGIDLPGGARAEKGPAGVVIREPGERSG; encoded by the coding sequence GTGGCGGAGGCCTTTCGCCGCGCGATCGACAGGCACCGGATGATCTCCCCGGGAGCCTCCGTCCTCGCCGCGGTGTCGGGAGGCGGCGACTCCGTCCTGATGCTGCGGCTGCTGGTGCAGCACCGCGCCGCCTGCCCCTTCGAGCTCCGCGTCGCGCACCTGAACCACGCCCTCCGCGGCGCCGAGAGCGACGCCGACGAGGCCTTCGTGCGCGATCTCGCGGCGCGCCACGGGCTCGCCTTCACGAGCGCGCGGGCGGACCTGACGCGAGCCCCCGGTCGCCGCGGCCTCGCGGGGATGTCGCCGGCGACGGCGGACGGGTTCATCCGGCCGCTCATCGGAGTGCGCCGCGCCGCGGTGCGGGCGTACCTCTCGGCGTGCGGCGAGGCGTATCGCGACGACGCGACGAACGAGGACGTCACGAGGACGAGGAACCGGATCCGGCTCCGGCTGGCGCCGATCCTGGAGGCGGAGTTCGAAGGCGCGATCGAGAGGCTGGCGGCGGAGGCGGAGCTGCTCGCCCCCGAAGAGGCGTTCCTCGACGAGGCGGCGGCGACGCTTCTCGCCGGCGCGGCATCCACCATCCCGCCGCGTGTGGGCGAGGCGCCGATCGCCCTGGCGCGCCGGGCCGTTCGGCTCGCGGCCGAGGCCTCCGGCAACGCCTCGCGGCGCCTCGAGCGGGACCACGTCGACGCGATCCTCGACCTGCTCCGCCGGGCGGCGGCCGGCCAGGGGATCGATCTCCCCGGGGGCGCCCGGGCCGAGAAGGGCCCCGCGGGCGTGGTGATCCGGGAGCCGGGGGAACGGAGTGGATAA
- a CDS encoding ATP-dependent metallopeptidase FtsH/Yme1/Tma family protein, producing MNASLRAITFWVLAILAVFFLYQFFKTQSHQQIELTYSDFMKKAQEGQIASVTISGGESGYEIEGEYKNASEDKKYLRSFALPDDKLLSTLQSNGVQVTVRKPKDSPYLLTLISWAPMLLIIGIWIFFMRQMQSGGNKALSFGKSKAKLQSSQGKKVTFKDVAGVDEAKDELQEVIEFLKEPQKFQKLGGRIPKGVLLLGPPGTGKTLLAKAIAGEANVPFFSISGSDFVEMFVGVGASRVRDLFEQGKKNAPCIVFIDEIDAVGRHRGAGLGGGHDEREQTLNQLLVEMDGFESNEGVILIAATNRPDVLDPALLRPGRFDRRIVVDRPDVRGREEILRVHTRKIPMSDDVEVPILARGTPGFSGADLANLVNEAALAAARVNKKAVAMEDFEAAKDKVLMGAERKSLIISDAEKRNTAYHEAGHALVAVFHPHADPLHKVTIIPRGMALGLTTQLPADDRHTLSREFLEGRIAVAMGGRLAEEIFLSTRTTGAGNDIEHATELARKMVCEWGMSENLGPLTFGKKDEAIFLGRELTQHKDYSESTAILIDREVKRIITEAYETARKIILEQREVLERIAIALLEREVLEAEEIAALTRGDELPPMKRANVMPVAEKPAAKAAEDKSRRPAKESAGPPLPEPLKT from the coding sequence TTGAACGCGAGCCTCAGGGCGATCACATTCTGGGTCCTGGCGATACTTGCCGTCTTCTTTCTCTACCAGTTCTTCAAGACCCAGAGCCACCAGCAGATCGAGCTGACCTACTCGGACTTCATGAAGAAGGCCCAGGAAGGTCAGATCGCCTCCGTCACCATCTCGGGCGGCGAGAGCGGCTACGAGATCGAGGGGGAGTACAAGAACGCGAGCGAGGACAAGAAGTACCTCCGCTCCTTCGCCCTCCCCGACGACAAGCTCCTCTCGACCCTCCAGTCCAACGGCGTCCAGGTCACGGTGAGGAAGCCCAAGGACAGCCCCTACCTCCTCACGCTCATCTCGTGGGCGCCGATGCTCCTCATCATCGGCATCTGGATCTTCTTCATGCGCCAGATGCAGTCGGGCGGGAACAAGGCGCTCTCGTTCGGCAAATCGAAGGCGAAGCTCCAGTCGAGCCAGGGTAAGAAGGTGACGTTCAAGGACGTCGCCGGCGTCGACGAGGCGAAGGACGAGCTGCAGGAGGTCATCGAGTTCCTGAAGGAGCCCCAGAAGTTCCAGAAGCTCGGCGGGCGCATCCCCAAGGGCGTTCTCCTTCTCGGGCCTCCGGGGACCGGGAAGACCCTCCTCGCGAAGGCGATCGCCGGCGAGGCCAACGTCCCCTTCTTCAGCATCTCCGGCTCCGACTTCGTCGAGATGTTCGTCGGCGTCGGCGCGAGCCGCGTGCGCGATCTCTTCGAGCAGGGGAAGAAGAACGCGCCGTGCATCGTCTTCATCGACGAGATCGACGCGGTCGGTCGCCATCGCGGCGCCGGCCTCGGCGGCGGCCACGACGAGCGCGAGCAGACGCTGAACCAGCTCCTCGTCGAGATGGACGGCTTCGAGTCCAACGAAGGCGTCATCCTCATCGCGGCGACGAACCGCCCCGACGTCCTCGACCCGGCGCTCCTGAGGCCCGGGCGCTTCGATCGACGCATCGTCGTCGATCGCCCCGACGTCCGCGGGCGCGAGGAGATCCTCAGGGTCCACACGCGCAAGATCCCGATGTCCGACGACGTCGAGGTGCCCATCCTCGCGCGCGGCACCCCCGGCTTCAGCGGGGCCGATCTGGCGAACCTCGTCAACGAGGCGGCCCTCGCGGCGGCGCGCGTCAACAAGAAGGCCGTCGCGATGGAGGACTTCGAGGCGGCGAAGGACAAGGTCCTCATGGGCGCGGAGCGGAAGAGCCTCATCATCTCCGACGCCGAGAAGCGCAACACCGCCTACCACGAGGCGGGGCACGCGCTCGTCGCGGTCTTCCACCCCCATGCCGACCCGCTCCACAAGGTGACGATCATCCCCCGGGGGATGGCGCTCGGCCTGACGACGCAGCTTCCCGCGGACGATCGGCACACCCTCTCGCGCGAGTTCCTCGAAGGGCGCATCGCGGTCGCCATGGGCGGCCGGCTCGCCGAGGAGATCTTCCTCAGCACGCGCACGACCGGCGCCGGCAACGACATCGAGCACGCCACCGAGCTGGCGCGGAAGATGGTCTGCGAGTGGGGGATGAGCGAGAACCTGGGCCCCCTGACCTTCGGCAAGAAGGACGAGGCGATCTTCCTGGGCAGAGAGCTCACGCAGCACAAGGACTACTCCGAGTCGACCGCCATCCTGATCGACCGCGAGGTGAAGCGGATCATCACCGAAGCGTACGAGACGGCGCGCAAGATCATTCTCGAGCAGCGCGAGGTGCTCGAGCGCATCGCGATCGCGCTGCTCGAGCGCGAAGTCCTCGAGGCCGAGGAGATCGCGGCCCTCACGCGCGGCGACGAGCTGCCGCCGATGAAGCGCGCCAACGTGATGCCGGTCGCCGAGAAGCCGGCCGCGAAGGCCGCCGAGGACAAGTCGCGCCGCCCCGCCAAGGAGTCGGCGGGCCCGCCTCTTCCAGAGCCGCTCAAGACCTGA